One part of the Bdellovibrio bacteriovorus genome encodes these proteins:
- a CDS encoding DUF4421 family protein: protein MFKTLGILILFSASVAWSEAKWDSAGADEVKVTLGPQVSSYQIDIQSPNDGPEAQFMPNVGSKTYLGVSYRNLGASIGLSNPVDPSTVEQKGESSATDFHLRFYGKRTYEFSYQSYKGYYLDNTEAINAGSAPVGIKYQRSDISTRNISFVMHWNLREDDYSLGVAFGQDGHQKESGWSYFASAMISDNKMTGDSPFIPAGTSGFDRLADLQELDRQMAGLGGAVGGIWVRGPWYMTGFAALGVAWQKVYGKFATSANLDESFVGYFSDAKVGGGYNGERHVVDLQLHSDNTTTDFLGGTVDAIQMEMRLTYSYRFQNVDLPGLNSLSSFLD from the coding sequence ATGTTTAAAACGCTGGGTATTTTGATTCTTTTCTCGGCTTCGGTGGCGTGGTCTGAAGCCAAATGGGACTCTGCGGGTGCCGACGAAGTGAAAGTCACTCTGGGGCCTCAGGTTTCCTCTTATCAAATCGACATTCAATCGCCAAATGACGGACCTGAAGCGCAGTTTATGCCGAATGTGGGCAGCAAAACTTATCTGGGAGTCAGTTACAGAAATTTGGGAGCTTCCATTGGCCTTAGCAATCCGGTGGATCCCTCCACCGTCGAACAAAAAGGCGAAAGCTCTGCTACGGATTTTCACCTGCGCTTTTACGGGAAGCGCACCTATGAATTCAGCTATCAATCTTATAAGGGCTATTATCTCGACAACACCGAAGCTATTAACGCCGGTTCGGCCCCGGTCGGGATCAAGTATCAGCGCAGTGATATCAGCACCCGCAATATCAGTTTCGTGATGCACTGGAATCTGCGTGAAGACGATTACAGCCTGGGTGTGGCCTTCGGTCAGGACGGACATCAGAAAGAAAGTGGCTGGTCGTATTTTGCCAGTGCGATGATTTCTGACAACAAGATGACGGGTGATTCACCTTTTATTCCTGCGGGGACTTCGGGGTTTGACAGGCTGGCCGACCTGCAGGAACTGGATCGTCAAATGGCGGGCTTGGGTGGAGCTGTCGGGGGCATCTGGGTTCGCGGACCATGGTATATGACGGGCTTTGCGGCATTGGGCGTGGCCTGGCAGAAGGTCTATGGAAAGTTTGCGACATCTGCCAATCTGGATGAAAGTTTCGTGGGCTATTTTTCAGATGCGAAAGTCGGCGGAGGCTACAACGGCGAACGCCACGTTGTGGATTTGCAGTTGCACTCTGATAACACGACGACGGACTTTCTGGGAGGGACGGTGGATGCCATACAAATGGAGATGCGTCTGACGTACTCTTACCGCTTCCAAAATGTGGACCTGCCTGGGTTGAATTCTCTTTCGTCGTTCCTTGATTAA
- a CDS encoding cell wall anchor protein yields MVKQILAVLVFSVPVTTAWASGPKGIQISGRILDVASELPLSEGSVDFTVKVLSPDNCLLYQEQHLNKDLSASDGSFSLTIGSGSSPVNVYATAGQEQTRENILKVFSNDSAVASGLTSQDQGSESTVCSGSYTPAAGDIRKVKIVFDTGTGGPRAILPYHQIGTVPYAMVAQEAAKARDADKLGGVAAASYAKLTDLATIQAFAKSALPTCAAGEVLKSNGTSFSCVTDTGGVVSVATAASTGVVQVGSGLSVNGAGVLSVGSLPISQITGLQTALDDRLQMSLLQQCTSSQVSIWNSVSDTFTCSNISVTASQMSDFNTAVDARVSAADTANPKLPLSGGTMTGDLNMGGEDILAIGHITMSATKTLLLGNFTQAQEDALVLNAGHKGLSWYNSDLKALRYYDGAAKLTVAASTSACTDGQILKWNNTAKTWDCSADSSGTTPGDASYAAKGLVRFDTSADVSGMTVASGLASVNTGTGANQIVKLGSDSKLPAVDGSALTNINASNIATGTVGTSVLPTIPVTKGGTGLTAGASGGIPYFSSNTTIASTAAGTANQVLRVPAGGGAPAFGAIDLASADVVGTSVLSIANGGTGAATAANARTALGLGTAAVATTGSASGNVPVLGVGGITANKMCTSDGTGTGIICNVNIPGTSTLMGSLTMLGKAGCVWEHANTSYASFSNVTACNTATVTGLASAPTEGKIPGIRFANLPAGDYELTVLLFSMYPVDAGVYCRYRLWDGTNFSGTAGAYQSEIYQMTGLFSYATDQTNLTFYVQTQTTTATKNCRADISVPGQDKMQIYLKKL; encoded by the coding sequence ATGGTGAAACAGATTCTGGCGGTTCTGGTGTTCAGTGTCCCTGTCACAACGGCTTGGGCCAGTGGGCCCAAGGGTATTCAAATATCCGGGCGTATTCTGGATGTGGCTTCGGAGTTGCCTCTGAGTGAAGGCAGTGTGGATTTCACCGTCAAAGTTCTAAGCCCTGACAACTGTCTTTTGTATCAAGAGCAACATCTGAACAAGGATCTTTCGGCTTCGGATGGCAGCTTTTCCCTGACAATTGGTTCAGGAAGTTCGCCAGTGAATGTCTATGCGACGGCCGGACAAGAACAAACACGTGAAAACATCCTGAAGGTTTTTTCCAATGACTCAGCCGTCGCCAGCGGGCTGACGTCACAGGACCAGGGATCCGAGTCCACAGTTTGTTCCGGTTCTTACACTCCCGCTGCTGGTGACATTCGTAAAGTGAAGATCGTATTTGACACGGGCACAGGCGGCCCTCGCGCCATCTTGCCTTATCATCAGATCGGCACTGTTCCTTACGCCATGGTGGCACAAGAGGCGGCCAAGGCTCGTGATGCCGACAAGCTCGGGGGAGTCGCGGCAGCAAGTTACGCAAAACTCACGGATCTGGCGACCATTCAGGCCTTTGCAAAATCCGCGCTGCCGACTTGTGCCGCGGGTGAAGTGTTGAAATCCAATGGAACCAGTTTTTCTTGTGTGACCGATACGGGCGGAGTGGTGTCAGTTGCAACCGCGGCTAGCACCGGGGTTGTGCAAGTGGGTTCGGGTTTGTCCGTGAATGGAGCTGGCGTTCTTAGTGTCGGCAGTCTGCCGATTTCCCAGATTACCGGCCTGCAGACGGCGCTGGATGATCGTCTGCAAATGAGTCTTTTGCAGCAGTGTACAAGCAGTCAGGTTTCAATATGGAATTCAGTTTCGGATACTTTTACCTGCTCCAATATCAGCGTTACGGCCAGTCAGATGTCTGACTTTAACACTGCAGTGGATGCTCGAGTCAGCGCGGCCGACACCGCCAATCCAAAATTGCCTTTGAGCGGCGGTACGATGACGGGCGATCTGAATATGGGTGGCGAAGACATTTTGGCCATCGGCCACATCACCATGAGTGCCACAAAAACTTTGTTGCTGGGGAACTTCACGCAAGCCCAGGAAGATGCGCTGGTGCTGAACGCAGGTCACAAAGGCCTTTCCTGGTACAATTCAGATTTGAAGGCGTTAAGATACTATGATGGGGCGGCAAAGCTGACGGTGGCCGCCAGCACTTCAGCCTGCACTGATGGGCAGATTTTAAAATGGAATAACACCGCGAAAACCTGGGATTGCTCGGCCGATTCCAGCGGGACGACGCCGGGAGATGCCTCCTACGCCGCAAAAGGTCTTGTGCGTTTTGATACCAGCGCGGATGTCTCGGGGATGACGGTGGCTTCTGGATTGGCCAGCGTGAACACAGGGACCGGCGCAAACCAGATTGTGAAGCTGGGGTCGGACTCAAAGTTGCCGGCTGTGGATGGTTCTGCTTTGACGAACATCAACGCCAGCAATATCGCGACAGGGACCGTGGGCACTTCCGTGTTGCCGACCATACCAGTCACGAAGGGCGGTACAGGTTTGACAGCGGGAGCTTCTGGCGGGATTCCCTATTTTAGTTCTAATACAACCATAGCATCGACCGCAGCGGGAACGGCCAATCAGGTTTTGCGTGTGCCGGCAGGTGGTGGCGCGCCAGCATTCGGCGCCATTGATTTGGCTTCTGCGGATGTTGTGGGAACTTCAGTTTTATCAATTGCAAACGGCGGTACGGGGGCTGCGACGGCGGCCAATGCCCGCACAGCTTTGGGGTTGGGAACTGCGGCTGTGGCGACAACGGGGAGTGCTTCAGGCAATGTCCCGGTCTTGGGTGTGGGCGGAATAACAGCGAATAAGATGTGTACTTCAGATGGTACCGGAACTGGCATTATCTGTAACGTGAACATCCCGGGGACAAGCACCCTGATGGGGTCTTTGACTATGCTGGGAAAGGCGGGGTGCGTGTGGGAACATGCCAATACTTCGTATGCCTCTTTTTCGAATGTGACAGCATGTAACACGGCCACGGTGACGGGACTGGCTTCGGCTCCAACGGAAGGCAAGATTCCGGGCATTCGTTTCGCAAATCTTCCCGCGGGAGATTATGAGCTGACGGTATTACTTTTTTCGATGTATCCAGTGGATGCCGGGGTTTACTGTCGTTATCGTCTTTGGGATGGCACAAACTTCTCGGGCACGGCAGGGGCCTATCAAAGTGAAATCTATCAAATGACCGGGTTGTTCTCTTATGCCACGGACCAGACGAATTTGACCTTTTATGTTCAGACGCAGACGACGACGGCCACGAAAAACTGCCGTGCCGACATTTCGGTGCCTGGACAGGATAAGATGCAAATCTATTTGAAGAAGTTATAG
- the lpdA gene encoding dihydrolipoyl dehydrogenase translates to MADTQFDLIIIGSGPGGYVGAIRAAQLGLKTAVIEKDKTYGGTCLNVGCIPSKALLESSEHYQAAQHDLAAHGVKVSKVDLDLPTMQARKDKVVKTNTEGIAFLFKKNKITPFNGMGKIVAAGKVEVKGADGNTQVLTTKNIVIATGSVPVELPFLKYDEKRIVSNTGALALDQVPKSMIVVGGGVIGLELGSVWQRLGAKVTVIEYANRLGGTMDQDCMNVLKKSLEKEGMSFLLSTKVTGSKVGNDGVEVTYESLTDGKASSMKADVVLVSTGRKPFSAGVGCEEMGIQKDPQGRIIVDKHYQTNVPGIYAIGDVIAGPMLAHKAEEEGVALAEILAGGAGHVNYDTVPGVIYTHPEIASVGITEEFAKEKGMEINVGKFPFMANGRARAKGYTEGFVKIIADKKTDKILGAHMVGPSVSELIHEVIVCMEFGGSSEDLARSFHAHPTLSEVVREAALAVEKRQRQM, encoded by the coding sequence ATGGCAGACACTCAATTTGACCTAATTATTATTGGTTCCGGTCCCGGCGGTTACGTAGGGGCCATTCGTGCAGCTCAACTGGGTCTTAAAACGGCCGTGATTGAAAAAGATAAAACTTACGGCGGCACCTGCCTGAATGTGGGTTGCATCCCTTCCAAGGCCCTGCTTGAAAGTTCTGAGCACTATCAAGCGGCTCAGCACGACCTGGCTGCTCACGGTGTGAAAGTTTCCAAAGTGGATTTGGATCTTCCGACCATGCAGGCTCGCAAGGACAAGGTTGTAAAAACAAATACCGAAGGCATCGCCTTCTTGTTCAAAAAGAACAAAATCACTCCATTCAACGGCATGGGTAAAATCGTCGCCGCTGGCAAGGTGGAAGTAAAAGGTGCTGACGGCAACACCCAAGTCCTGACGACCAAGAACATCGTAATCGCAACCGGTTCTGTTCCTGTGGAACTGCCTTTCTTGAAATACGATGAAAAACGTATCGTTTCCAACACGGGCGCATTGGCTTTGGATCAGGTTCCAAAATCCATGATCGTTGTGGGTGGTGGTGTGATCGGTCTTGAGCTGGGTTCTGTATGGCAGCGTCTGGGTGCCAAAGTCACTGTGATCGAATATGCCAACCGTCTGGGCGGCACCATGGATCAGGACTGCATGAACGTGCTTAAAAAATCCCTGGAAAAAGAAGGCATGAGCTTCCTTCTTTCCACGAAAGTGACGGGTTCTAAAGTTGGCAACGATGGCGTTGAAGTGACTTATGAATCTTTGACTGACGGTAAAGCATCTTCCATGAAAGCGGATGTTGTGCTTGTTTCCACAGGCCGCAAACCATTCTCTGCGGGCGTTGGCTGTGAAGAAATGGGTATCCAAAAAGATCCTCAGGGTCGCATCATCGTGGATAAACACTATCAAACCAACGTGCCGGGCATTTATGCCATCGGTGACGTTATTGCCGGCCCAATGCTTGCGCACAAAGCGGAAGAAGAAGGCGTGGCTTTGGCAGAAATCCTGGCTGGTGGCGCAGGTCACGTGAACTACGACACAGTTCCAGGTGTGATCTATACTCACCCGGAAATTGCTTCTGTTGGTATCACTGAAGAATTCGCGAAAGAAAAAGGCATGGAAATCAACGTGGGTAAATTCCCGTTCATGGCCAACGGCCGTGCGCGCGCGAAAGGCTACACGGAAGGTTTCGTGAAAATCATCGCAGACAAGAAAACAGACAAAATCCTGGGCGCTCACATGGTGGGTCCAAGCGTGTCTGAGCTGATCCACGAAGTGATCGTGTGCATGGAGTTCGGCGGCAGCAGCGAAGATCTGGCAAGATCGTTCCACGCCCACCCTACTTTGTCTGAAGTTGTGCGTGAAGCAGCTTTGGCCGTTGAAAAACGTCAACGCCAGATGTAA